Proteins encoded together in one Verrucomicrobiota bacterium window:
- a CDS encoding L,D-transpeptidase has translation LIILSVPLHAQTGDPANVQPQRVIIKPQFEDFKSSSPKVESPAPIQPSLSPQPTKRIAPVPAPTPDFTPTPPAPEASPTSTTQSPVLPSAPPFEELPPMNPEKTMKFRGTIGYQVLLDRQFFSPGCIDGVMGRQSRQAIAAYQLEKNLPVTGTLDDATKTSLGSTADTLTTYSLTAEDLARLKAIPKQWKEKAKRTVLDYETALELVAEKFHGSQNSIRKLNPNLPWPNPPAGTVVTVPNTSDPKLPKAGLIQISLRQKILRIYDKNNKLIAQFPCSIAKKEEKRPVGHLEVIKYAPEPTYLFSSDLFVEESRREGIKGKLIIPAGPNNPVGVAWIGLNRPGYGIHGTPRPEDIGLTESHGCFRLSNWNAKRLLSSISIHTPVYVETDFPR, from the coding sequence CTGATCATTTTGTCCGTGCCACTCCATGCGCAAACCGGTGACCCCGCTAATGTCCAGCCACAACGTGTGATTATAAAACCCCAGTTTGAGGACTTTAAATCATCCAGTCCAAAGGTAGAAAGCCCTGCCCCCATTCAGCCCTCATTATCCCCTCAACCTACAAAAAGAATTGCCCCGGTGCCTGCACCTACGCCTGATTTCACACCGACTCCTCCTGCTCCGGAAGCTTCGCCTACTAGCACCACACAGAGTCCGGTTCTTCCATCGGCCCCACCCTTTGAGGAGCTTCCTCCGATGAATCCTGAGAAAACAATGAAATTCCGCGGAACGATCGGTTACCAAGTCTTGCTCGACCGCCAGTTCTTTTCCCCGGGATGTATAGACGGGGTCATGGGACGTCAAAGCCGTCAGGCCATCGCAGCTTACCAACTAGAAAAGAATCTGCCTGTCACTGGCACACTTGATGATGCTACCAAAACCAGCCTTGGTTCCACAGCCGATACCCTGACGACTTATAGTCTTACAGCCGAAGATCTCGCCCGCCTCAAGGCCATACCCAAACAATGGAAAGAAAAAGCCAAACGCACGGTCTTGGATTATGAAACGGCACTGGAACTCGTCGCTGAGAAATTCCATGGAAGCCAGAATTCCATTCGTAAACTTAATCCCAACCTCCCTTGGCCGAACCCTCCCGCCGGCACTGTGGTAACAGTCCCAAATACCTCCGACCCGAAATTGCCCAAGGCTGGGCTCATTCAAATCTCACTCAGACAAAAAATCCTCAGGATCTACGATAAGAATAATAAACTCATTGCCCAGTTCCCTTGTTCTATCGCTAAAAAAGAGGAAAAACGCCCCGTTGGCCACCTCGAAGTCATCAAATATGCCCCTGAGCCCACCTATCTGTTTAGCTCAGACCTTTTTGTAGAAGAATCACGCAGGGAAGGCATCAAAGGCAAGTTAATCATTCCTGCCGGACCAAATAACCCCGTGGGCGTCGCATGGATCGGGCTAAACCGCCCCGGTTACGGCATCCACGGCACTCCCCGCCCCGAAGACATCGGACTCACCGAATCCCACGGCTGTTTCCGCCTGTCGAATTGGAACGCCAAACGCCTCCTCTCCTCCATCTCGATCCACACCCCCGTGTACGTCGAAACCGACTTTCCCCGGTAA
- a CDS encoding phytanoyl-CoA dioxygenase family protein has protein sequence MSTHTFYYTLTDKEIRQYHEEGYLLIKNHFSREEVDEIIRETNALDQAGGKPGLYEPNTINPSEELARYPRIIHPHRSEAWAKHYMLHPKTGDILTQLMGVAPLASQSMFYWKPPGAKGQAFHQDDFYLATQEGNCVACWTAIDHCDEGNGAMVGILKSQQTDIVCPELADEKISFTRELVKPPAGSKSVLVKMEPGDAFFFNGRFIHGSGPNKSESRFRRAFICHYVPSTATAMSKNYLPVHRFDGQTEDFGAYEGGSVCGNEFPAVAAH, from the coding sequence ATGAGCACACACACTTTTTATTATACACTCACCGATAAGGAAATCCGACAATACCACGAAGAAGGTTATTTACTCATTAAAAACCATTTTTCGCGGGAGGAGGTGGATGAGATTATCCGGGAGACCAATGCCCTCGATCAAGCGGGTGGTAAGCCTGGTTTGTACGAGCCAAATACAATCAACCCGAGTGAAGAACTGGCACGTTATCCCCGGATTATACATCCCCACCGCTCTGAAGCTTGGGCGAAACACTATATGCTCCATCCCAAAACCGGTGATATACTGACCCAGTTGATGGGCGTAGCCCCCCTTGCATCGCAAAGTATGTTCTACTGGAAACCTCCCGGGGCAAAGGGGCAGGCCTTCCATCAGGACGACTTTTATTTGGCGACTCAAGAAGGTAATTGCGTGGCATGCTGGACGGCCATTGACCATTGTGACGAGGGTAACGGGGCGATGGTGGGTATCTTGAAATCCCAACAGACCGACATTGTTTGTCCTGAGCTTGCGGATGAGAAAATTTCTTTCACCCGTGAATTAGTGAAACCACCGGCAGGGTCAAAGTCAGTATTGGTGAAAATGGAGCCCGGGGATGCTTTTTTCTTTAACGGACGATTTATCCATGGTTCCGGCCCGAATAAATCAGAGAGCCGCTTCCGCCGTGCCTTTATCTGCCATTATGTACCGAGCACAGCCACAGCCATGTCGAAAAACTATCTACCTGTCCATCGCTTTGATGGGCAAACCGAAGATTTCGGAGCTTACGAGGGAGGCAGTGTCTGCGGGAATGAATTTCCCGCTGTGGCAGCTCATTGA
- a CDS encoding AraC family transcriptional regulator has product MQTSVFPSSIRACDHFLQSSNYHQIRKEGSEDWLIFYTLSGHGVFAQNKTQVFCGPGDVNIYQPKHYQNYKTFGKGWRFLWAHFSPPESWLRWLNLPHTPIQGLLSLHVRRTNNRQKIERAMKRMLAYDRMPSFHKGQLIMNALEESLLWISEANPNLRDINRDDRVEKALEIITSSFNEKHTVENLARTIGLSPSRFAHLFKEQTGRSVIDTIIDLRLAESAKLLEFTSFSIKSISIQTGFQNPYYFSRLFSQKYGRSPKVHRQSCLQDKGILSRPLRKDGLQSSGFKTKK; this is encoded by the coding sequence ATGCAAACGTCAGTCTTCCCCTCCTCCATTCGTGCTTGCGACCATTTCCTTCAGTCGAGTAACTACCACCAAATCCGGAAAGAGGGCTCTGAGGACTGGCTGATATTTTATACATTATCCGGCCATGGGGTATTTGCCCAGAATAAAACCCAGGTCTTTTGTGGACCGGGGGATGTAAATATTTACCAGCCAAAACATTATCAAAACTATAAAACATTCGGTAAAGGCTGGCGATTCCTCTGGGCACACTTTTCCCCTCCCGAATCCTGGTTACGATGGCTGAACCTCCCCCATACCCCCATCCAAGGATTACTCTCCCTTCACGTCCGGCGCACAAACAACCGCCAGAAAATCGAAAGGGCGATGAAGCGGATGTTAGCCTACGACCGGATGCCTTCCTTCCACAAAGGCCAACTCATCATGAATGCACTCGAAGAAAGCCTTCTTTGGATATCCGAGGCGAATCCAAACCTCCGTGATATCAACCGGGATGACCGGGTCGAAAAAGCCTTAGAAATCATTACTTCATCATTTAATGAAAAGCATACGGTAGAAAACCTCGCGCGAACCATCGGCCTGTCCCCATCACGGTTTGCACACCTCTTTAAAGAACAAACCGGTAGATCCGTGATTGATACGATTATCGATCTCCGGCTGGCGGAATCTGCCAAACTCCTCGAATTCACCTCATTTTCCATCAAGAGCATTTCTATCCAGACAGGATTCCAGAACCCTTATTATTTCAGCCGCCTTTTTTCACAGAAATACGGGCGCAGTCCGAAAGTGCACCGACAATCCTGTCTCCAAGACAAAGGCATTCTCTCCCGTCCCCTCCGTAAAGATGGTTTGCAATCATCAGGATTCAAGACTAAAAAATAA
- a CDS encoding LysM peptidoglycan-binding domain-containing protein, producing the protein MLRSSFTAVVLAALLFLSGCDKIRQATSPDANDENNSNFQKAKEKYGMMDYLGALDYFERSLRQNSELAKAHLEMGLIYEDKLKDHISAIYHFRKYMTLRPESGKKEMVEEFIQNSMQQLMAQDSVMLSSEKAEIMRLKAENNSLFTQMGNLRKQLQSKGSPKETPPPALSPTPVAVAPTKQQPLLPPATKEVATPPAPIPTGVAATSTNAQEQISLLSQPDKSPQTAAPVISKPSLEPFNKPPVSSDLGSNTTYTVKSGDTLASISRKFYHSSNKWQKILDANPSLGEPKNLKPGQNLVIPK; encoded by the coding sequence ATGTTACGATCCTCTTTTACCGCTGTTGTCCTAGCAGCTCTCCTTTTTCTTAGCGGCTGTGATAAAATCCGGCAAGCCACTTCCCCCGATGCAAATGATGAGAATAATTCCAATTTCCAGAAAGCCAAAGAAAAGTACGGGATGATGGATTACCTCGGAGCCCTCGACTATTTCGAACGGTCCTTGCGGCAAAACTCTGAACTTGCCAAAGCCCATTTAGAAATGGGTTTGATCTACGAGGACAAACTCAAGGACCATATTTCTGCTATTTATCATTTCCGCAAATACATGACTCTGCGACCTGAATCCGGCAAAAAAGAAATGGTTGAGGAATTCATCCAGAACTCCATGCAACAACTCATGGCCCAGGATTCCGTCATGCTCTCCAGTGAAAAGGCCGAGATTATGAGGCTTAAAGCCGAAAATAACTCGCTCTTCACACAAATGGGTAACTTACGTAAACAACTCCAGTCTAAAGGCAGTCCTAAAGAAACCCCACCTCCAGCTCTATCCCCTACACCCGTCGCAGTAGCTCCAACTAAACAACAACCCCTTCTCCCGCCCGCCACAAAGGAAGTCGCGACACCCCCAGCCCCTATTCCTACAGGCGTAGCCGCTACATCAACGAATGCGCAAGAGCAAATCTCCCTATTATCCCAACCGGATAAATCTCCACAGACAGCGGCTCCTGTCATCTCAAAACCTTCACTCGAGCCCTTCAATAAACCACCGGTGTCCTCTGACTTAGGATCAAACACCACTTATACGGTTAAATCCGGTGATACCCTTGCCAGTATCTCTCGGAAATTCTATCATTCCTCGAATAAGTGGCAGAAAATCCTGGATGCAAATCCATCACTCGGGGAGCCCAAAAACTTGAAACCCGGTCAAAACCTTGTCATTCCAAAATAA